A portion of the Francisella uliginis genome contains these proteins:
- a CDS encoding biotin-independent malonate decarboxylase subunit gamma: MKTDDFLNSVFVEGCDYKTTDGVVFGQAILDGKPVKILGVENDTFLGVKQALLMAEKIIEIIEEGEQTPIFMPVDVAGQKLAMQDEWLSMNQYFAHLLETLEVARNSGHSLISTVYNQAIGGGFIAFGLMCDQIYALPEAKVAVMWLEGMAKVTKIPQSRLEELSKTSAVFAPGIENFKNLGGIHKVLEIEEVAENLKKDLYLDYEADERAKLGFERGGRKWALPVMEQILNS; this comes from the coding sequence ATGAAAACAGATGATTTTTTAAATAGTGTGTTTGTTGAAGGTTGTGACTATAAAACTACTGATGGCGTTGTGTTTGGTCAAGCTATTTTAGATGGTAAACCTGTTAAGATATTGGGTGTTGAAAATGATACTTTCTTAGGTGTTAAACAAGCATTATTAATGGCTGAGAAGATTATTGAAATTATTGAAGAGGGTGAGCAGACTCCTATATTTATGCCTGTTGATGTTGCGGGACAAAAGCTAGCAATGCAAGATGAGTGGTTAAGTATGAATCAATACTTTGCTCATCTTTTAGAAACTTTAGAAGTAGCTAGAAATAGCGGTCACTCTTTGATATCTACAGTATATAATCAGGCAATTGGTGGTGGTTTTATTGCCTTTGGGTTAATGTGTGATCAAATCTATGCGCTTCCAGAAGCTAAAGTAGCAGTGATGTGGTTAGAAGGAATGGCTAAAGTTACAAAAATTCCTCAATCAAGATTAGAAGAGCTTAGTAAAACTTCTGCAGTATTTGCTCCGGGAATAGAAAATTTTAAAAACTTAGGTGGTATACATAAGGTTCTGGAAATTGAAGAAGTTGCAGAAAACTTAAAAAAAGATTTATATCTTGATTATGAGGCTGATGAGCGTGCAAAACTAGGTTTTGAGCGAGGAGGGAGGAAGTGGGCTTTACCTGTGATGGAGCAGATATTAAACAGCTAG
- a CDS encoding dicarboxylate/amino acid:cation symporter has protein sequence MNKKLTRNIILAMILGAIFGSIFHFFSDVFWVRQYLVNGILDIVGTIFITLMKMLVVPLVLVSIICGTSNISDPKILGRVGGKAICLYIMTTAIAISLAISIALLFNIGAGANIATTDLHYNTGQAQSLTQTILGLFTENPFKSFEQGNLLQIIVFAILFGLAISLTQEPSRQRINQWFQDINNVIMSLTNIVINLTPYGVFALISKLVITTEFSKFLHIFSYFFTVLLVLIIHLFITNGILIGILARLNPIKFFSKLLPVQLFAFSTASSNATIPLTLDTAENKVGIDRQICGFSIPLGATINMDGTAIMQGAATVFIAHIYNIDLSLSAYITVILTATLSSIGTAGIPSIGLITLTLVLSQVGLPVEGIALIIGIDRILDMVRTAVNITGDLAVSTVIAKSENYLHKDIFDK, from the coding sequence ATGAATAAAAAGCTTACTCGCAATATTATTCTAGCTATGATCTTAGGGGCTATTTTCGGCTCAATATTTCATTTTTTTTCTGATGTCTTTTGGGTTAGACAATACCTTGTAAACGGTATTTTAGATATCGTTGGTACAATTTTCATTACCTTAATGAAAATGCTAGTTGTGCCACTAGTTCTAGTATCAATAATTTGTGGTACAAGTAATATATCTGATCCAAAAATCCTTGGCCGAGTTGGTGGTAAAGCCATTTGTCTTTATATAATGACAACAGCTATAGCAATTTCATTAGCTATTTCAATCGCGTTATTATTCAATATCGGTGCTGGAGCAAATATAGCCACAACAGATTTACACTATAATACAGGTCAGGCTCAAAGTTTAACTCAGACAATTTTAGGGCTATTTACTGAAAATCCTTTTAAATCATTTGAACAAGGTAATCTATTACAGATAATAGTTTTTGCTATCTTATTTGGCTTAGCTATAAGCCTTACACAAGAGCCTTCTAGACAAAGGATAAACCAGTGGTTTCAAGATATAAACAATGTAATTATGTCACTAACAAATATTGTCATAAATCTTACCCCATACGGTGTCTTTGCTCTAATTTCAAAACTAGTTATAACGACTGAATTTAGCAAATTTCTACATATTTTCAGTTATTTTTTTACAGTACTGCTAGTTTTGATTATTCATCTTTTTATCACAAATGGAATCTTAATAGGAATTCTCGCAAGATTAAACCCTATCAAATTTTTTAGTAAATTGTTACCTGTTCAACTTTTTGCTTTCTCAACTGCTAGTAGTAATGCTACTATCCCTTTAACTTTAGATACTGCAGAAAATAAAGTTGGTATCGATAGACAAATATGTGGCTTTTCAATCCCTCTTGGGGCAACTATAAATATGGATGGTACTGCTATTATGCAAGGGGCTGCTACAGTATTTATAGCCCATATTTATAATATTGACCTTAGTCTTTCTGCATATATCACAGTTATATTAACTGCTACATTAAGCTCAATAGGAACTGCTGGAATCCCTAGCATAGGTCTTATTACTTTAACTTTAGTATTATCGCAAGTTGGACTTCCTGTTGAAGGTATAGCTTTGATAATTGGTATAGATAGGATATTAGATATGGTTAGAACAGCTGTAAATATTACCGGTGATCTTGCTGTATCAACAGTTATTGCCAAATCAGAAAATTATTTACATAAAGATATTTTTGATAAATAA
- a CDS encoding phosphoribosyl-dephospho-CoA transferase MdcG domain-containing protein — protein sequence MGFTCDGADIKQLESLLDRHNIAYVKPNATFKLDDFYKNNLGIVKAWVGNSYPLIVARQDNVQNGIKLAVSTLEKSHKIKAAMLFESTDIIKIQLPPTLREISEYFGWQTKAFDQNEIYVYGSYAISYLTKKELFTETSDIDMLLIYGGQTLFFLKGLLESLQTCLSCKVDIEIRFNNIGDINLRELISDKTNDLICKTKSSICVINKAKLYELEPTLYEN from the coding sequence GTGGGCTTTACCTGTGATGGAGCAGATATTAAACAGCTAGAAAGTTTACTAGATCGTCATAATATTGCTTATGTGAAACCTAATGCTACATTTAAGCTAGATGATTTTTATAAAAATAATTTAGGTATTGTTAAAGCTTGGGTTGGAAACTCTTATCCATTAATTGTAGCAAGACAAGATAATGTTCAAAATGGAATTAAGCTTGCTGTCTCTACACTAGAAAAAAGCCATAAAATAAAAGCGGCAATGCTGTTTGAAAGTACTGATATTATTAAGATACAATTACCACCAACCTTAAGAGAAATATCTGAGTATTTTGGATGGCAGACTAAAGCTTTTGATCAAAACGAAATTTATGTTTATGGGTCTTATGCTATTAGTTATTTGACTAAAAAAGAACTTTTTACAGAAACTTCAGATATTGATATGCTTTTGATATATGGTGGACAAACTTTATTCTTTTTAAAAGGTCTTCTAGAGAGTCTTCAAACATGTCTAAGCTGTAAGGTTGATATTGAAATACGCTTTAATAATATTGGAGATATTAACCTAAGAGAGCTAATTAGTGATAAAACTAATGATTTAATATGTAAGACAAAATCATCAATATGTGTTATCAACAAAGCAAAATTATATGAGCTTGAGCCGACCTTGTATGAAAACTGA
- a CDS encoding ACP S-malonyltransferase, with product MAIMYAFSGQGLQNADMFKLLSGDERGVTFLEEASKLVDINLLNKNEFSKYLFDQKFAQLFITILSKGVFDLLSMKSDSGLCGYSLGEAIAFICSANLSLDKALELVTMRARFMLEAIDNDESKFSMVSVKDGLDISQIKEVANKYKCELAICLSDTHAVIAGSNKELEVFANAVKELGAKFVKKVSVNVPSHTYFLKDATSKFASYLKQYDNCYLRYPIIDSLSLSKNYTSASATSFLAKELSTTLQFGKLSQCVFEYGYSNVVEIGPGFALKNIFNSHNTYTNCLSCNDFSSIEGMKKYLENVQ from the coding sequence ATGGCGATAATGTATGCTTTTAGTGGGCAAGGTTTACAAAATGCAGATATGTTTAAACTTTTATCCGGGGATGAAAGAGGCGTTACTTTTTTAGAGGAAGCATCAAAGCTAGTTGATATAAATCTTCTAAACAAGAATGAATTTAGTAAGTATTTATTTGATCAAAAATTTGCCCAATTATTTATAACTATACTGTCTAAAGGAGTTTTTGATTTATTGTCTATGAAGTCAGATAGTGGTCTTTGTGGCTATAGTTTAGGTGAGGCTATAGCATTTATTTGTTCTGCTAATTTAAGTTTAGATAAGGCTCTAGAGTTAGTAACAATGCGTGCAAGGTTTATGCTTGAAGCGATAGATAATGATGAGAGTAAATTTTCAATGGTATCAGTCAAAGATGGTCTTGATATTTCCCAAATCAAAGAAGTCGCAAATAAGTATAAATGTGAGCTTGCTATTTGTCTTTCAGATACTCATGCTGTAATTGCTGGATCAAATAAGGAGCTTGAGGTATTTGCAAATGCAGTTAAAGAGTTAGGAGCGAAGTTTGTTAAAAAAGTTAGTGTAAATGTTCCATCTCATACATATTTTCTAAAAGATGCGACATCTAAGTTTGCTAGTTATCTTAAACAGTATGATAATTGTTACCTTCGATACCCAATTATAGATTCTTTGAGCCTTAGTAAAAACTATACTTCAGCATCAGCTACAAGTTTTTTGGCAAAAGAGTTAAGTACAACTCTACAATTTGGTAAACTTTCTCAATGTGTATTTGAATATGGTTATTCTAATGTGGTTGAAATTGGACCAGGTTTTGCTCTTAAAAATATCTTTAATTCACATAATACCTATACTAATTGCTTAAGCTGTAATGATTTTAGTAGCATAGAAGGTATGAAAAAATATTTAGAGAATGTTCAATAA
- a CDS encoding triphosphoribosyl-dephospho-CoA synthase, which yields MKTDYKKVAGYAVKALFLELKSYPKPGLVSFVDSGAHTDMDANTFYKSLFALRNYFSQVVRYGNKGCDFFALKKLAIQAENTMLRVTNGINTHKGAIFALGLMSATLASFDEIIGLSDLKENFILQWQKPLQMHDTLISKSRQQQREKYNIKGAKDLAIDGYSIVFDYFDEFIYDYKHNSLDMAVINAYVYLMQNMDDTNILNRCGYDTLIYAKNRSKDLLNCQSTELLNKAVSVHREFSSANISPGGVADMIALLLLLGQYYHKDLVWR from the coding sequence ATGAAAACTGATTATAAAAAAGTTGCTGGCTATGCTGTAAAGGCTCTTTTTTTAGAGTTAAAGAGCTATCCTAAGCCTGGTTTGGTTAGTTTTGTGGATAGTGGTGCCCATACTGATATGGATGCTAATACTTTCTATAAAAGTCTATTTGCTTTAAGGAATTATTTTTCACAAGTTGTTAGATATGGAAATAAAGGGTGTGACTTTTTTGCGCTTAAAAAATTAGCAATACAAGCTGAAAATACAATGTTACGAGTGACTAATGGTATAAATACTCACAAAGGAGCAATATTTGCCTTAGGGCTTATGAGTGCAACACTTGCATCTTTTGATGAAATTATAGGTTTGTCAGATTTAAAAGAGAATTTTATTTTACAGTGGCAAAAGCCGTTACAAATGCATGATACATTGATATCTAAATCACGTCAGCAGCAAAGAGAAAAATATAATATTAAAGGGGCTAAAGATTTAGCAATAGATGGTTATTCTATAGTTTTTGATTATTTTGATGAATTTATTTATGACTATAAACATAATAGCTTAGATATGGCTGTTATCAATGCTTATGTGTATCTTATGCAGAATATGGATGATACAAATATTTTAAATAGGTGTGGCTATGATACTCTTATATATGCAAAAAATCGCTCAAAGGATTTATTAAATTGTCAATCAACAGAATTATTGAACAAGGCAGTTTCTGTGCATAGAGAATTCTCTTCGGCAAATATTAGTCCAGGAGGGGTAGCTGATATGATAGCTTTACTATTGTTATTAGGACAGTATTATCATAAGGACTTAGTATGGCGATAA
- a CDS encoding homoserine O-acetyltransferase/O-succinyltransferase family protein, producing the protein MTVNVKKSFNYFSDLKVNFSNQISFKSTGIKHLRIAVVNLMPTVKETEKQWKDVLSQNSSTIVDFVFFHSLVRPSTRVQKSHLEKNYSNWQDYDFAELDGIVITGAPVELLAFEDVDFYEEVCEIITKSLEYDLSVMLVCWAAQAGLNYLYDIQKECLDHKLFGVYEHKPIKHDHPLLKGVEGQLKACVSRQTTIKDNNVLKYTDVILASPIDGLDCLVDKTHKITYMLNHLEYTQATLETEYLRDKAAAENITKPYGYYNDNGNIDYSWQNDRVAFYSNWLDTLKENKS; encoded by the coding sequence ATGACGGTCAATGTCAAAAAGTCATTTAATTACTTCAGTGATTTGAAAGTTAATTTCTCAAATCAAATTAGTTTTAAAAGTACTGGTATTAAACATCTTCGCATAGCTGTTGTTAATCTAATGCCAACTGTCAAAGAAACAGAAAAACAATGGAAAGATGTGCTTTCTCAGAATAGTTCTACGATTGTTGATTTTGTCTTCTTTCATTCTTTAGTAAGGCCTAGTACTCGAGTCCAGAAGAGTCATTTAGAGAAGAATTATTCCAATTGGCAAGATTATGATTTTGCCGAGTTAGATGGGATTGTTATTACTGGAGCACCAGTAGAACTATTAGCGTTTGAAGATGTAGATTTTTATGAAGAAGTTTGTGAAATTATCACAAAAAGTCTTGAATATGATTTATCTGTAATGCTAGTTTGTTGGGCTGCTCAAGCAGGTCTAAATTACCTGTATGATATTCAAAAAGAATGTTTAGATCATAAGTTATTTGGTGTCTATGAGCATAAACCTATTAAGCATGATCATCCATTGCTAAAAGGTGTAGAGGGTCAACTTAAAGCTTGTGTATCAAGACAAACAACAATAAAAGATAATAATGTCTTAAAATATACTGATGTTATCTTAGCATCGCCTATAGATGGTTTGGATTGTTTGGTTGATAAAACTCATAAAATCACATATATGCTTAATCATTTGGAGTATACGCAAGCTACTTTAGAAACTGAATATTTAAGAGATAAGGCTGCAGCTGAAAATATAACAAAGCCTTATGGCTATTATAATGATAATGGAAATATAGATTACTCTTGGCAAAATGATAGAGTAGCTTTTTATTCTAATTGGTTGGATACCTTAAAAGAAAATAAATCTTAA
- a CDS encoding shikimate dehydrogenase family protein has protein sequence MLDIFKTPINTKTKLLLSTSGSNSSITRHNTAIQKLGLNLCYFTFEGEISAKTYTDTIKAPFINGGTVTAHNGLKSKVIPFLDYVEPLAQKTLAVNTIINKDGKLYGYNTDCHGLQTALAKGIKESKQDIKTAIIYGNGGVSGVAFKVLQDLGIKVTIIGRNAEKVAQKRKELGIENIPHFEGPYDLVVDATPISSSPNLEQNTQFIDLVKNTKIVFCHAMPEKDNKKNHLLEYCNKNSIFYISGEDMYIAQLIKQYMIYFENLNQKKISEEDIIAAWGL, from the coding sequence ATGTTAGATATCTTTAAAACCCCTATAAATACTAAAACTAAACTGTTACTGTCAACATCAGGTAGTAACTCTTCGATAACTAGGCATAATACAGCTATTCAAAAATTAGGGCTAAATCTTTGCTACTTCACATTTGAGGGAGAAATCTCAGCAAAGACTTATACTGATACAATTAAAGCACCTTTTATAAATGGTGGCACTGTTACAGCTCATAATGGTCTAAAATCAAAGGTAATCCCTTTCTTAGATTATGTCGAGCCTCTTGCTCAGAAGACTCTAGCTGTAAACACTATTATTAATAAAGATGGCAAGCTTTATGGTTATAATACTGATTGTCATGGTTTACAAACAGCTTTAGCTAAAGGTATAAAAGAATCTAAACAAGATATCAAAACTGCTATAATCTACGGTAATGGCGGTGTCTCTGGTGTTGCTTTTAAGGTACTGCAAGATTTAGGTATCAAAGTAACTATCATCGGTAGAAATGCTGAAAAAGTAGCTCAAAAAAGAAAAGAGCTGGGTATAGAAAACATCCCCCACTTTGAAGGGCCTTATGATCTAGTAGTTGATGCAACTCCTATTTCATCATCGCCTAATCTAGAGCAAAATACTCAATTTATAGATTTGGTTAAGAATACAAAAATAGTATTTTGTCATGCTATGCCTGAAAAGGATAATAAGAAAAATCATCTACTAGAATATTGTAATAAAAACAGTATCTTTTATATCTCAGGTGAAGATATGTATATTGCCCAACTTATAAAGCAATATATGATTTATTTTGAAAACCTCAATCAAAAGAAAATCTCTGAAGAGGATATAATCGCTGCTTGGGGATTGTAA
- a CDS encoding O-acetylhomoserine aminocarboxypropyltransferase/cysteine synthase family protein — protein MSKYSLETLAVHRSIPEKSGSVQTPIHQTSSFVFESTEHAAKLFALEEFGSIYSRLTNPTVDEYASRLANLHGATGGFACSSGHAAQLLILLNLLQSGDHIVASKYLYGGSITQLTHTFPRQFGWQSTLVDINKLDEVRNAIQDNTKALYIESQSNPSGVIADIKALAEIAHEAGIPLIVDNTVATPYLLNPIEHGADIVSYSLTKYLSGNGSIVGGAVVDSGNFDWTANDKFPLLSEPDSSYNNISFAKAFGKLAFTVRGLAVGLRDIGATLSPHTAFLAIQGLETLGARLDRHVKNAEIVAKFLNAHPKVKKVNYAGLVNSPYNLLANKYFTKGLVGLLTIELENGFEAGKNLVEQTKLFTHCANIGDARSLIIHPASTTHSQLSEEEKLQSGISNGLVRLSVGLEDPNDLIEDLTQALEYSEVNYDGQCQKVI, from the coding sequence ATGAGTAAATATTCTTTAGAAACTTTAGCGGTACATCGATCTATTCCAGAAAAAAGTGGTTCTGTACAAACACCGATACATCAAACATCTAGCTTTGTATTTGAAAGTACAGAGCATGCAGCTAAGCTATTTGCACTAGAAGAATTTGGTAGTATATATTCACGCTTAACGAATCCTACTGTAGATGAATATGCTTCAAGATTAGCCAATTTACATGGTGCAACTGGAGGGTTTGCTTGTTCATCAGGTCATGCTGCACAGTTGTTGATACTTTTGAACTTACTTCAAAGTGGAGATCATATTGTTGCTTCAAAATATTTGTATGGTGGATCTATAACACAACTAACACATACATTTCCAAGACAGTTCGGTTGGCAGTCAACTCTAGTTGATATAAATAAACTTGATGAAGTCAGAAATGCTATTCAAGATAATACAAAAGCATTGTATATTGAGTCGCAATCAAATCCATCAGGAGTTATTGCTGATATAAAAGCTCTTGCAGAGATTGCTCATGAGGCTGGTATTCCACTCATTGTAGATAACACTGTTGCTACACCTTATTTACTCAACCCAATTGAGCATGGTGCTGATATAGTTTCTTATTCTTTAACAAAATATTTAAGTGGTAATGGTTCTATAGTTGGTGGGGCAGTTGTTGATAGTGGTAATTTTGACTGGACAGCAAATGATAAATTCCCTTTATTATCAGAACCAGATTCATCTTATAATAATATCTCTTTTGCTAAGGCATTTGGAAAACTTGCTTTTACTGTTAGGGGATTAGCTGTAGGCTTACGTGATATTGGAGCTACACTTAGTCCACATACAGCATTTTTAGCAATTCAGGGTTTAGAAACTTTAGGTGCAAGACTAGATAGACATGTTAAAAATGCTGAAATAGTCGCGAAGTTTTTAAATGCTCATCCAAAAGTTAAAAAAGTAAATTATGCAGGTTTAGTAAACTCACCATATAATCTTCTAGCAAATAAATACTTCACGAAGGGGTTAGTTGGGCTTTTGACAATAGAATTAGAAAATGGTTTTGAAGCAGGTAAGAATCTTGTGGAGCAAACAAAGCTATTTACTCATTGTGCAAATATTGGTGATGCTAGAAGTTTGATAATCCATCCAGCATCTACAACTCATTCTCAATTAAGTGAAGAAGAAAAATTACAGTCAGGGATTTCTAATGGTTTAGTTAGATTATCTGTAGGTTTAGAAGATCCTAATGATTTGATTGAAGATTTAACACAAGCTTTAGAGTATTCGGAGGTGAATTATGACGGTCAATGTCAAAAAGTCATTTAA